One window of Cydia pomonella isolate Wapato2018A chromosome 5, ilCydPomo1, whole genome shotgun sequence genomic DNA carries:
- the LOC133518425 gene encoding uncharacterized protein LOC133518425: MLEAEVNYERTILDYLNEDCWRAVLQYVPVQDLIRTERASRAWQDMVLAYLQGVRIVIVKEDFSTEKILQNYNSCSLKPSRYKSFLNWTNKLGPSVSSTYCHNLENLGIINENCPNLEALQLSRIVSGPGQLLRHNLNDNFKFLREVSFHWCSIQDDHVNEFIADKALEKLEIRNCTYLYGLCFDSLNLSNLKSLTVECSESLEPVSLLSIMISDREMQSVLCNMPKLECLELNGGYMHGNVSEHLSRLARLKHLSVTYQLQYQHVEVITRCCQELRSLELLDCQCLQGVDAICRHAGARLAALRLDQFSAARDDDVVRLVRGCPRLQSLTIGGAERLTCALPARAAAARREARAGRDPGAGPGSDRPGAGPGSDRPGAGPGSDRPGAGPGSDRPGPLRLDLSYTNLSDEYYLRLQDRGLEHNRQYEEMKTKYDDLIVVLENTMDEYYDEEPFDDEFEANHFHYHDYSFDDYDEVGEEESDHEEE, encoded by the exons ATGTTAGAGGCAGAAGTAAACTATGAACGGACGATATTGGATTACCTCAATGAGGACTGCTGGCGCGCCGTGCTGCAGTACGTGCCCGTGCAAGACCTCATACGGACAGAGCGCGCCAGCCGCGCGTGGCAGGATATGGTGCTTGCGTACTTGCAAG GAGTCCGAATTGTCATTGTGAAAGAAGATTTCAGCACAGAAAAAATCCTACAAAACTACAACAGCTGCAGTTTAAAGCCATCAAGATATAAATCATTTCTGAATTGGACCAACAAACTAGGCCCATCAGTTTCTTCCACTTACTGCCACAATTTGGAGAATCTAGGAATAATCAATGAAAACTGCCCCAACTTAGAAGCCCTTCAG TTATCCCGTATTGTAAGTGGGCCCGGACAACTGCTCCGACACAATCTAAATGACAATTTCAAGTTCTTGCGCGAGGTTTCTTTCCATTGGTGCTCT ATACAAGACGACCATGTAAACGAATTCATAGCAGATAAAGCCTTAGAAAAACTAGAAATCCGCAATTGCACTTATTTATATGGTCTTTGTTTTGATAGTTTGAACTTGTCAAACTTAAAATCGCTGACCGTTGAATGTAGCGAGTCACTTGAGCCCGTCAGCTTGCTTTCAATCATGATATCAGACCGAGAAATGCAGTCTGTCTTGTGTAATATGCCCAAATTGGAATGCCTAGAGCTAAACGGTGGGTACATGCATGGGAATGTGTCTGAGCACTTGAGTCGGCTGGCCCGCTTGAAGCATTTGAGTGTGACGTATCAACTGCAGTATCAGCACGTGGAAGTCATAACGCGCTGTTGTCAGGAATTGCGCAGTTTGGAGCTGTTAGACTGTCAAT GCCTGCAGGGCGTGGACGCGATCTGCCGGCACGCCGGCGCGCGGCTGGCGGCGCTGCGGCTCGACCAGTTCTCCGCGGCGCGCGACGACGACGTCGTGCGGCTCGTGCGAGGCTGCCCGCGGCTCCAG TCGCTGACCATCGGCGGCGCCGAGCGGCTGACGTGCGCGCtgccggcgcgcgcggcggcggcgcggcgcgaggCGCGCGCGGGCCGGGACCCGGGCGCGGGCCCGGGCTCGGACCGGCCGGGCGCGGGCCCGGGCTCGGACCGGCCGGGCGCGGGCCCGGGCTCGGACCGGCCGGGCGCGGGCCCGGGCTCGGACCGGCCGGGCCCGCTGCGCCTCGACCTCAGCTACACCAACCTCTCCGACGAGTACTATCTGCGACTA cAAGACCGAGGGCTGGAGCACAACCGACAATATGAAGAAATGAAAACGAAGTATGATGACTTGATCGTAGTGCTCGAGAACACGATGGACGAATATTATGACGAAGAACCGTTCGACGACGAGTTCGAGGCTAATCACTTCCATTACCATGACTACTCGTTTGATGACTATGACGAGGTCGGGGAGGAGGAGAGTGATCACGAGGAGGAATAG